From a region of the Haloferax volcanii DS2 genome:
- a CDS encoding geranylgeranylglycerol-phosphate geranylgeranyltransferase: protein MSLGTRARGFVELTRPGNAVAAGVLTFTGAFVAGAAPSDALVVVAAMLATVFATGAGNAINDYFDRDIDRINRPDRPIPRGAVTAPEAKWFSVALFGGAVVSALVLPVVAIAIAVVNLVALLAYTEFFKGLPGVGNVVVAALTGSTFLFGGAAIGEPLGAAVLCVLAALATLTREIVKDVEDIGGDREEGLRTLPIVVGEAASLWLGAVVLVVAVGASAVPFVRGEFGLAYLGVVVPADALMLAATAQSFGNPAAAQRRLKHGMFLAAFAFILGRATAPAGSLL from the coding sequence ATGTCTCTCGGTACGCGAGCGCGCGGGTTCGTCGAACTCACCCGACCGGGAAACGCCGTCGCTGCCGGCGTCCTCACGTTCACCGGGGCGTTCGTCGCCGGGGCGGCCCCGAGCGACGCGCTCGTCGTCGTCGCGGCGATGCTCGCCACCGTGTTCGCCACGGGCGCGGGCAACGCCATCAACGACTACTTCGACCGCGATATCGACCGCATCAATCGCCCGGACCGTCCGATTCCCCGCGGCGCGGTGACCGCGCCCGAGGCCAAGTGGTTCAGCGTCGCGCTGTTCGGCGGCGCGGTCGTCTCGGCGCTCGTCCTCCCGGTCGTCGCCATCGCCATCGCCGTGGTCAACCTCGTCGCGCTCCTCGCGTACACGGAGTTCTTCAAGGGTCTCCCGGGCGTCGGCAACGTCGTCGTCGCCGCGCTCACCGGCTCGACGTTCCTGTTCGGCGGCGCGGCCATCGGCGAACCGTTGGGCGCGGCCGTCCTCTGTGTGCTCGCCGCGCTGGCGACGCTGACCCGCGAAATCGTCAAAGACGTCGAGGACATCGGCGGCGACAGAGAAGAGGGGCTTCGGACACTCCCCATCGTCGTCGGCGAGGCGGCGTCGCTGTGGCTCGGCGCGGTCGTCCTCGTGGTCGCCGTCGGCGCGAGCGCGGTGCCGTTCGTCCGGGGGGAGTTCGGACTGGCGTATCTCGGCGTGGTCGTCCCCGCCGACGCGCTCATGCTCGCCGCCACCGCGCAGTCGTTCGGTAATCCGGCCGCGGCCCAGCGCCGACTCAAACACGGGATGTTCTTGGCGGCGTTCGCGTTCATCCTCGGACGGGCGACGGCGCCAGCGGGAAGTCTCTTATAA
- a CDS encoding RAD55 family ATPase produces MYNLGADLDVEVEPGTNLLLVGPALTGKRSLALDILAEGTRSGEGAVIVTTKDGADRILNDFGKRLDYEGKPVAVVDCVTKQQGVGEVRDDDRIRYTSSPVDMTGIGIKLSEILQEYYQDRGLPENRIMLHSLSTLLMYADLQTVFRFLHVFTGRIQSVGGLGVFTIDADAHDDRTMNTIKQLFDGIITTHEDAPPDIRIADH; encoded by the coding sequence ATGTATAATCTGGGCGCTGATCTCGACGTCGAGGTCGAACCGGGCACGAACCTCCTCCTCGTCGGACCGGCGTTGACCGGCAAGCGTTCGCTGGCGCTCGACATCCTCGCGGAGGGGACCCGGAGCGGTGAAGGGGCGGTCATCGTCACGACCAAAGACGGCGCGGACCGCATCCTCAACGACTTCGGCAAGCGACTCGACTACGAGGGCAAGCCCGTCGCGGTCGTCGACTGCGTCACGAAACAGCAGGGCGTCGGCGAGGTCCGCGACGACGACCGAATCCGGTACACGTCGTCGCCGGTCGACATGACCGGAATCGGAATCAAGCTCTCGGAGATCCTCCAGGAGTACTACCAGGACCGCGGGCTGCCGGAGAACCGCATCATGCTCCACTCGCTTTCGACGCTGCTGATGTACGCCGACCTCCAGACCGTCTTTCGGTTTCTGCACGTGTTCACCGGCCGCATCCAGAGCGTGGGCGGCCTCGGCGTGTTCACCATCGACGCCGACGCTCACGACGACCGGACGATGAACACCATCAAACAGTTGTTCGACGGCATCATCACGACCCACGAGGACGCGCCGCCGGACATCCGCATCGCGGACCACTAG
- a CDS encoding CoA-binding protein produces the protein MPITSDDDIRALFDAETIAVVGCSATAGKPAHDIPAYMQRHGYRVVPVNPFHDEILGETAYDSLADVDEDVDLVDVFRPSEEAGDIVDAAIERAADRGDVEAVWLQLGIRDDDAAARAEEAGLSFVQDKCFKVEHSRLA, from the coding sequence ATGCCCATCACCAGCGACGACGACATCCGCGCGCTGTTCGACGCCGAGACCATCGCGGTCGTCGGCTGTTCGGCCACGGCCGGCAAGCCCGCCCACGACATCCCGGCGTACATGCAGCGCCACGGCTACCGCGTCGTCCCGGTCAACCCCTTCCACGACGAAATCCTCGGCGAGACGGCGTACGACTCGCTGGCCGACGTGGACGAAGACGTCGACCTCGTGGACGTGTTCCGACCGTCCGAGGAGGCGGGCGACATCGTCGACGCCGCAATCGAGCGCGCCGCCGACCGCGGCGACGTGGAGGCGGTCTGGCTCCAACTCGGCATCCGCGACGACGACGCGGCCGCCCGCGCCGAGGAAGCTGGACTCTCGTTCGTTCAGGACAAGTGCTTCAAGGTCGAGCACTCGCGGCTCGCCTGA
- a CDS encoding PLP-dependent cysteine synthase family protein: MTTHREPFDSVLDTVGETPLVRVHASPDEVPVYAKLESFNPGASVKDRIGKYMLERMLESGELPEGGTIVEPTAGNTGIGFAVAAGQLGIRAVFVVPERFSVEKQTLMRALGADVVNTPTEDGMGGAIDRAHKLADELDDAVVPQQFSNPLNPEAHYETTAPEVYDALDGEVGALVAGCGTAGTLMGMARYGRERNEDTFVTAVEPEGSLYARLHGRDVAEASYKTEGIGTHDPATNELFDPELVDELVQIADRDTHGEMQRLAAEEGHLVASSAAANSLAAIDVAERAAAGDLDLPHDAVVTVFPDSSERYLSKGVYGDFESWEG; this comes from the coding sequence ATGACCACGCACCGCGAACCCTTCGACTCGGTGCTCGACACCGTCGGGGAGACGCCGCTCGTCAGGGTCCACGCGTCGCCCGACGAAGTGCCCGTCTACGCGAAGCTCGAATCGTTCAATCCGGGCGCGAGCGTCAAAGACCGCATCGGGAAGTACATGCTCGAACGGATGCTCGAATCCGGCGAACTCCCCGAGGGCGGCACCATCGTCGAGCCGACCGCCGGCAACACCGGCATCGGCTTCGCCGTCGCGGCCGGACAGCTCGGCATCCGCGCGGTGTTCGTCGTCCCCGAGCGGTTCAGCGTCGAAAAACAGACGCTCATGCGCGCGCTCGGAGCCGACGTGGTGAACACGCCCACCGAAGACGGGATGGGCGGCGCTATCGACCGCGCCCACAAGCTCGCCGACGAACTCGACGACGCCGTCGTCCCCCAGCAGTTCTCCAACCCGCTCAACCCCGAGGCGCACTACGAGACGACCGCGCCCGAGGTGTACGACGCGCTCGACGGCGAGGTCGGCGCGCTCGTCGCCGGCTGCGGTACCGCGGGCACGCTGATGGGGATGGCGCGCTACGGCCGCGAGCGCAACGAAGACACGTTCGTCACCGCCGTCGAACCCGAGGGGTCGCTCTACGCCCGGCTCCACGGCCGCGACGTGGCGGAGGCGTCGTACAAGACCGAGGGCATCGGCACGCACGACCCCGCGACGAACGAGCTGTTCGACCCCGAGTTGGTGGACGAACTCGTCCAAATCGCCGACCGCGACACTCACGGCGAGATGCAGCGCCTCGCCGCCGAGGAAGGCCACCTCGTCGCGTCGAGCGCCGCCGCCAACTCGCTGGCCGCCATCGACGTGGCCGAGCGCGCCGCCGCCGGCGACCTCGACCTCCCGCACGACGCCGTGGTCACGGTCTTCCCCGACTCCTCGGAGCGATATCTCTCGAAGGGCGTCTACGGCGACTTCGAGTCGTGGGAAGGGTAG
- a CDS encoding DUF5798 family protein, translating into MALGGTAKKLQKVAEMAEDVYKKLNELREQVVEVRETVNETKSRVDRLEAENAEQRAILEAIAEEQGVDLDAAIAQAHISEAEDDAAGDETADADADASSDATTDDA; encoded by the coding sequence ATGGCACTCGGAGGCACCGCGAAGAAGCTCCAGAAGGTCGCAGAGATGGCCGAAGACGTGTACAAGAAGCTCAACGAACTGCGCGAGCAGGTCGTCGAGGTCCGCGAGACGGTCAACGAGACGAAGTCGCGCGTCGACCGGCTCGAAGCCGAAAACGCCGAACAGCGGGCGATTCTCGAAGCCATCGCGGAGGAACAGGGCGTCGACCTCGACGCCGCCATCGCGCAGGCGCACATCTCCGAGGCCGAGGACGACGCGGCCGGCGACGAGACCGCCGACGCCGATGCCGACGCGTCGAGTGACGCCACCACCGACGACGCGTAA
- a CDS encoding ABC transporter permease, whose amino-acid sequence MGSPRLAIARRELGSLRKEKTIVLALAIQLFVAVFSSFLVVGLVSLYDPGAASYQVDVAVAGDEEAVEDLLRAVGTEDGLSGRPYASTPAAMTAFHEREVDAVLEASTGEDGRIRVAAVAPDTGVETTAVVTRLRDALRELERTERAERRAFLETDPLSLPPAAESSPYFGFTYTVLVPLLLFLPVFISGSLVVDSLTEEVARGTLELLRVAPVSFAAVVDGKLLAAGGLAPVQAVAWMLLLHLNGTAIESVPWLFGMVAGLSAVVVTLGAAVAITSPDRRVAQLLYSIGVLLVFAGTSLLPLNPANTAARLALGTAGVGARAAVAGLVFVGVVALVGLRVVVDRVDPNELG is encoded by the coding sequence TTGGGTAGCCCGCGACTCGCCATCGCCCGGCGCGAACTCGGCAGTCTCCGTAAGGAAAAAACCATCGTGCTGGCGCTGGCTATCCAGCTGTTCGTCGCGGTGTTCTCGTCGTTCCTCGTCGTCGGCCTCGTCTCGCTGTACGACCCCGGCGCGGCGAGCTATCAGGTGGACGTGGCCGTCGCGGGCGACGAGGAGGCCGTCGAGGACCTGCTTCGCGCCGTCGGGACCGAAGACGGGCTCAGCGGGCGACCGTACGCCTCCACGCCGGCCGCGATGACGGCGTTCCACGAGCGGGAGGTCGATGCCGTCTTAGAGGCGTCCACGGGAGAGGACGGCAGGATACGGGTCGCGGCGGTCGCGCCCGATACGGGCGTGGAGACGACGGCGGTCGTCACCCGCCTCCGCGACGCGCTCCGCGAACTGGAGCGCACCGAGCGCGCGGAACGGCGCGCGTTCCTCGAAACGGACCCGCTTTCCCTCCCGCCGGCGGCGGAGTCGAGCCCGTACTTCGGCTTCACCTACACCGTGCTCGTCCCGCTGTTGTTGTTCCTGCCCGTGTTCATCTCGGGGTCGCTGGTGGTCGACTCGCTCACGGAGGAGGTCGCCCGCGGGACGCTCGAACTCCTCCGAGTCGCGCCCGTGAGCTTCGCGGCCGTCGTGGACGGGAAGCTCCTCGCGGCCGGCGGACTGGCTCCGGTGCAGGCCGTCGCGTGGATGCTGCTCCTCCACCTGAACGGGACGGCCATCGAGAGCGTGCCCTGGCTGTTCGGCATGGTCGCCGGGCTCTCGGCCGTCGTCGTCACCCTCGGCGCGGCGGTGGCGATTACGTCGCCCGACCGCCGGGTCGCACAGCTCCTGTACTCCATCGGCGTGCTCCTCGTCTTCGCGGGCACGTCGTTGCTGCCGCTGAACCCCGCGAACACGGCCGCGCGACTGGCGCTCGGGACCGCGGGCGTCGGCGCGAGAGCCGCCGTCGCGGGGCTCGTCTTCGTCGGCGTCGTCGCGCTCGTCGGCCTCCGGGTCGTCGTCGACCGGGTGGACCCGAACGAACTCGGCTGA
- a CDS encoding ABC transporter permease family protein, with the protein MTDLRTRLVEHARTILRIARWEVSRSAGTLDRRTAVIGLVAVLVAGGIAAGAAGGGVALDRDLYRVGIAGDSPYYDAVDQSSTLDPRPVSDPNVELVVSETHVSVVDTQTGRAAYAAFRDAVRSYNERQMAREENRSAAFPVVVDLQYRERDALVPAGSRVDGGAGGGGGGAGAGDGGGADAGTGAESGASGAGDGAGGTAGGDPDASDAAAADDGSVDAPSLGGMAGLFGGDSSGSPASISPPFPFASLVLAFAFLVPMNFVIQAYGSSVLNERINRRGELLLVAPISPGDIVAGKTLPYLLGTVGITVAIAAAVGGGVVSVAAVVPVGLLFLASTFVGAMFARSFKELTFVTVTVSVFLTTYTFVPAIFTNVTPIALISPLTLVVRDLAGESIPLGEFLFSVGPILLAAAVLFLLGVGVYREEDMFTQRPVPLKFLDALDSRISRARSVATLSALSIPFVFIAELLAIAVLFVLPVDLTVPMVLVAVAVIEELAKSLHVLAAFEKARFSRTLRSSLVLGGLSGLGFFVGEKFTAIAQLAGLQSLTLGQTAFAPSGVGIAGGTGVSALVVLGLFLAPLVLHAVTASVTALGASRGRSAYGVALVGAIAIHLGYNLQVVNALG; encoded by the coding sequence GTGACCGACCTCCGAACCCGACTCGTCGAGCACGCCCGGACTATCCTCCGCATCGCCCGCTGGGAGGTGTCGCGCTCGGCGGGGACGCTCGACCGCCGGACCGCCGTCATCGGTCTCGTCGCCGTCCTCGTCGCCGGCGGCATCGCGGCCGGGGCGGCGGGCGGCGGGGTCGCGCTCGACCGCGACCTCTACCGCGTCGGCATCGCCGGCGACAGCCCCTACTACGACGCCGTGGACCAGTCATCCACGCTCGACCCGCGGCCCGTCTCGGACCCGAACGTCGAACTCGTCGTCAGCGAGACGCACGTCTCGGTCGTCGACACGCAGACCGGCCGGGCCGCCTACGCCGCGTTCCGCGACGCGGTCCGGTCGTACAACGAACGACAGATGGCCCGCGAGGAGAACCGGTCGGCCGCGTTCCCGGTCGTCGTGGACCTCCAGTACCGCGAGCGCGACGCGCTCGTCCCGGCCGGAAGCCGCGTCGACGGCGGCGCGGGCGGGGGTGGTGGCGGAGCCGGAGCCGGTGACGGCGGCGGAGCCGACGCCGGAACCGGAGCCGAGAGCGGCGCGTCCGGTGCCGGTGACGGTGCGGGCGGGACAGCCGGCGGCGACCCTGACGCGTCCGACGCCGCGGCGGCCGACGACGGCAGCGTCGACGCCCCGTCGCTCGGCGGGATGGCGGGCCTCTTCGGCGGCGACAGCAGCGGGTCGCCGGCGAGCATCAGCCCGCCGTTCCCGTTCGCCTCGCTCGTCCTCGCCTTCGCCTTCCTCGTGCCGATGAACTTCGTGATTCAGGCCTACGGGTCGAGCGTCCTCAACGAGCGCATCAACCGCCGCGGCGAACTGCTCCTCGTCGCGCCCATCTCGCCTGGCGACATCGTCGCCGGCAAGACGCTCCCGTACCTGCTCGGGACGGTCGGCATCACCGTCGCCATCGCGGCGGCGGTCGGCGGCGGCGTCGTCTCGGTGGCCGCGGTCGTCCCCGTCGGCCTCCTGTTCCTCGCCTCGACGTTCGTCGGCGCGATGTTCGCCCGCTCGTTCAAGGAACTCACGTTCGTCACGGTGACGGTGTCGGTGTTCCTGACGACGTACACGTTCGTCCCGGCCATCTTCACGAACGTCACGCCCATCGCGCTCATCTCGCCGCTGACGCTCGTCGTGCGCGACCTCGCGGGCGAGTCGATTCCGCTCGGCGAGTTCCTGTTTTCCGTCGGGCCGATTCTCCTCGCCGCGGCCGTGTTGTTCCTCCTCGGCGTCGGCGTCTACCGCGAGGAGGACATGTTCACCCAGCGACCGGTCCCGCTGAAGTTCCTCGACGCGCTCGACAGTCGCATCTCGCGGGCGCGCTCGGTTGCGACCCTGTCGGCGCTGTCGATTCCGTTCGTCTTCATCGCGGAACTGCTGGCCATCGCCGTGCTGTTCGTCCTCCCGGTAGACCTGACCGTCCCGATGGTGCTCGTCGCGGTCGCGGTCATCGAGGAGTTGGCAAAGAGCCTCCACGTCCTCGCCGCCTTCGAGAAGGCGCGCTTTTCGCGGACGCTCCGGTCGTCGCTCGTCCTTGGCGGGCTCTCCGGCCTCGGCTTCTTCGTCGGCGAGAAGTTCACCGCCATCGCTCAACTCGCCGGGTTGCAGTCGCTCACGCTCGGCCAGACCGCCTTCGCGCCCTCCGGCGTCGGCATCGCCGGCGGCACCGGCGTGAGCGCCCTCGTCGTCCTCGGGCTGTTCCTCGCGCCGCTCGTGCTCCACGCGGTGACCGCCAGCGTGACCGCCCTCGGGGCGAGTCGGGGGCGCTCGGCCTACGGCGTCGCGCTCGTGGGTGCAATCGCCATTCACCTCGGCTACAACCTTCAGGTGGTGAACGCCCTTGGGTAG
- a CDS encoding ABC transporter ATP-binding protein, with the protein MITVENLRKTYGDFPAVVGSDFSVESGEVFGIVGPNGAGKTTTLKMLAGLVEPTGGSASVLGYDPEEPAMRRKLGFLPEESPLYEDMTARSYLRFFADLYDVPRDVADERTGAVLDRLGLEYRDRRLGDMSKGMKRKVAIARSLVNDPDLLIYDEPASGLDPLTTNVVLEFVRELRDEDKTVVFSAHNLFHVESICDRVVIMNRGEIIARGTVPEIRAEHGETTYRVFTTVPLAETLPDDDEIDGEERHVAVVDEMSAVESLRERAEAAGGRVADIRTDEASLEDIFLRLAREAPTTSEAEGGRGQAADGEREYADDEREQRVAGGRGQS; encoded by the coding sequence ATGATTACGGTCGAGAACCTGCGGAAGACCTACGGCGACTTCCCCGCCGTCGTGGGAAGCGACTTCTCGGTCGAGTCGGGCGAGGTGTTCGGCATCGTCGGCCCCAACGGCGCGGGGAAGACGACGACGCTGAAGATGCTCGCCGGACTCGTCGAACCGACCGGCGGGTCGGCATCGGTGCTCGGATACGACCCCGAGGAGCCGGCGATGCGGCGCAAACTCGGCTTTCTCCCCGAGGAGTCGCCGCTGTACGAGGACATGACCGCGCGGTCGTATCTCCGATTCTTCGCCGACCTCTACGACGTGCCCCGCGACGTGGCCGACGAGCGCACCGGCGCGGTGCTCGACCGCCTCGGCCTCGAATACCGCGACCGCCGACTCGGGGACATGTCGAAGGGGATGAAGCGCAAGGTCGCCATCGCCCGGTCGCTCGTCAACGACCCCGACCTGCTCATCTACGACGAACCGGCCAGCGGCCTCGACCCGCTGACGACGAACGTCGTCTTGGAGTTCGTCCGCGAACTCCGCGACGAGGACAAGACCGTCGTCTTCAGCGCGCACAACCTCTTTCACGTCGAGTCCATCTGCGACCGCGTGGTCATCATGAACCGCGGGGAAATCATCGCCCGCGGGACGGTCCCCGAGATTCGCGCGGAACACGGCGAGACGACCTACCGCGTGTTCACGACCGTCCCGCTCGCGGAGACCCTGCCCGACGACGACGAAATCGACGGTGAGGAGCGCCACGTCGCCGTCGTCGACGAGATGTCGGCCGTCGAGTCGCTCCGCGAGCGCGCCGAGGCCGCCGGCGGCCGCGTCGCCGACATCCGAACCGACGAGGCATCGCTGGAGGACATCTTCCTCCGCCTCGCCCGCGAGGCACCGACGACAAGCGAAGCCGAGGGCGGCCGCGGGCAGGCCGCTGACGGCGAGCGCGAGTACGCCGACGACGAGCGCGAACAGCGCGTCGCCGGAGGTCGCGGGCAGTCGTGA
- a CDS encoding 3-hydroxyacyl-CoA dehydrogenase family protein has product MYDTEDIDTVGVVGAGTMGNGIAQVAAMAGYDVVMRDLEPEYVERGLSAIDDSLSRFVSKEKLTGDEADAAKARVAGTTELADLGDCDLVVEAAVENMDVKRDIFADLDDIVPEGVVLATNTSTLSITTIAAATERPELVVGLHFMNPVPIMKGVEVVRGEKTDDDVVAFAHDFSEALGKETWESDDKPGFVTNRILMPWLNEGIRAYDEGVASKEDIDRGMTLGTNVPMGPLTLADHIGLDICLDASETLFEELGDRYKPAYLLKRKVAAGDLGKKTGKGFYEYD; this is encoded by the coding sequence ATGTACGATACCGAAGATATCGACACGGTGGGCGTCGTCGGCGCGGGAACGATGGGCAACGGCATCGCGCAGGTGGCCGCGATGGCCGGCTATGACGTGGTCATGCGCGACCTCGAACCCGAGTACGTCGAGCGCGGCCTGTCGGCCATCGACGACAGCCTCTCGCGGTTCGTCTCGAAGGAGAAACTGACCGGGGACGAGGCCGACGCCGCGAAGGCGCGCGTCGCGGGGACGACCGAGCTCGCGGACCTCGGGGACTGCGACCTCGTGGTCGAGGCGGCCGTCGAGAACATGGACGTGAAACGCGACATCTTTGCCGACCTCGACGACATCGTCCCGGAGGGCGTCGTGCTGGCGACGAACACCAGCACGCTCTCAATCACGACCATCGCGGCCGCGACCGAGCGCCCCGAACTCGTCGTGGGCCTCCACTTCATGAACCCCGTGCCGATTATGAAGGGCGTCGAGGTCGTCCGCGGCGAGAAGACCGACGACGACGTCGTCGCGTTCGCCCACGACTTTTCGGAGGCCCTCGGCAAGGAGACGTGGGAGTCCGACGACAAGCCCGGCTTCGTCACCAACCGCATCCTCATGCCGTGGCTCAACGAGGGCATCCGCGCCTACGACGAGGGCGTCGCCTCGAAGGAGGACATCGACCGCGGCATGACCCTCGGCACGAACGTCCCGATGGGGCCGCTCACCCTCGCGGACCACATCGGCCTCGACATCTGTCTGGACGCCTCCGAGACGCTGTTCGAGGAGCTCGGTGACCGCTACAAACCGGCGTACCTGCTCAAGCGCAAGGTCGCGGCGGGCGACCTCGGCAAGAAGACGGGCAAGGGCTTCTACGAGTACGACTAA
- a CDS encoding helix-hairpin-helix domain-containing protein: MNDAGRYDEDDAGGGGGEAVSDARPSDAEGAKRGNGPDEGPKNPAEALTHLLRPRGDRASDGVPTELEALKYVGPATADSLAEANIDAAAIVDGEVCYRDLVAAGTNPGVAAKIRRWHSLSWSFNSGDDLDRRSSQVRGLGDDERAWVAASSGDWDASDDADTGDSDDSDDSDGDRNSNTGDWIPDGRGGATETSGPARDGDWTPSGSGTTTRPESEADAPSEPTESGDWTPTGRGATDASTDGSGDALAAEEAWRERSKPEPLTTLAGVDEADAELLAEAGVRSVRRLATADPEHVADALQIDPTVVSAWKGQARDAME, translated from the coding sequence GTGAACGACGCCGGCAGATACGACGAAGACGACGCGGGCGGGGGCGGAGGGGAAGCCGTCTCGGACGCGCGCCCGAGCGACGCCGAGGGCGCAAAGCGGGGGAACGGGCCGGACGAGGGACCGAAAAACCCTGCTGAGGCGCTGACCCACCTGCTCAGACCGCGGGGCGACCGCGCGAGCGACGGCGTCCCGACCGAGTTAGAGGCCTTGAAATACGTCGGCCCGGCGACCGCCGACAGTCTCGCCGAGGCGAACATCGACGCGGCCGCTATCGTCGACGGCGAGGTGTGTTACCGGGACCTCGTCGCCGCCGGGACGAACCCCGGCGTCGCGGCGAAGATTCGGCGCTGGCACTCGCTTTCGTGGTCGTTCAACTCCGGCGACGACCTCGACCGCCGCTCCTCGCAGGTCCGCGGACTGGGCGACGACGAGCGCGCGTGGGTCGCCGCGAGTTCGGGCGACTGGGACGCGAGTGACGATGCCGACACCGGCGACAGCGACGACAGCGACGACAGCGACGGCGACAGAAACAGCAACACCGGCGATTGGATCCCGGACGGCCGGGGCGGGGCGACGGAGACGAGCGGCCCGGCGCGAGACGGAGACTGGACTCCGTCGGGGTCGGGGACGACTACGAGACCGGAGAGCGAAGCGGACGCCCCCTCGGAGCCCACGGAGTCGGGCGATTGGACGCCGACCGGGCGGGGGGCGACCGACGCGTCGACCGACGGTTCGGGAGACGCGCTCGCGGCCGAAGAAGCGTGGCGCGAGCGGTCGAAGCCCGAACCGCTTACGACGCTCGCCGGGGTCGACGAGGCCGACGCCGAACTGCTCGCCGAGGCGGGCGTCCGCTCGGTCAGGCGACTCGCCACCGCCGACCCGGAACACGTCGCCGACGCCCTCCAAATCGACCCGACCGTCGTCAGCGCGTGGAAGGGGCAGGCGCGCGACGCCATGGAGTAA
- a CDS encoding class 1 fructose-bisphosphatase — protein MATTDVNTADTARAVRTIDGVVDIIASTAPEIRTGLPGRRVTAEDENPSGETQMAADVFADDLLCERIGALDGVGEYASEERPESVDVGTGRLSVAVDPLDGSSNLKPNNTMGTIFAVYDGPLPAHGRDLVAAGYVLYGPVMTMIVARNGTVDEYVLHDDASHELVREDVSLPDEGSVYGFGGRVPDWTDDFEAFAREVEQDASRKLRYGGSMIGDVNQILTYGGIFAYPTLESAPEGKLRVQFEGYPIGYVIETAGGATSDGTKSLLDVDKDGLHARTPMYVGNTELVAKLEAALD, from the coding sequence ATGGCGACGACCGACGTCAACACCGCCGACACCGCCCGCGCCGTGCGGACCATCGACGGCGTGGTCGACATCATCGCGAGCACCGCGCCCGAGATTCGGACCGGCCTCCCCGGTCGCCGTGTCACCGCCGAAGACGAGAACCCGAGCGGCGAGACGCAGATGGCCGCCGACGTGTTCGCCGACGACCTCCTCTGCGAGCGCATCGGCGCGCTCGACGGCGTCGGCGAGTACGCCAGCGAGGAGCGCCCCGAGTCCGTGGACGTGGGCACCGGCCGGCTGTCGGTCGCTGTCGACCCGCTCGACGGCTCGTCGAACCTGAAGCCGAACAACACGATGGGGACCATCTTCGCGGTGTACGATGGCCCGCTACCGGCCCACGGGCGCGACCTCGTCGCCGCCGGCTACGTCCTCTACGGCCCCGTCATGACGATGATTGTCGCCCGCAACGGCACCGTCGACGAGTACGTCCTCCACGACGACGCGAGCCACGAACTCGTCCGCGAGGACGTTTCGCTCCCCGACGAGGGGTCGGTGTACGGCTTCGGCGGCCGCGTCCCCGACTGGACCGACGACTTCGAGGCGTTCGCCCGCGAGGTCGAACAGGACGCCTCGCGCAAGCTCCGCTACGGCGGCTCGATGATCGGCGACGTGAACCAGATTCTCACCTACGGCGGCATCTTCGCGTATCCGACGCTGGAGTCCGCGCCCGAGGGCAAACTCCGCGTCCAGTTCGAGGGCTACCCCATCGGCTACGTCATCGAGACGGCCGGCGGCGCGACCTCCGACGGCACGAAGTCGCTCCTCGACGTGGACAAGGACGGACTCCACGCGCGGACCCCGATGTACGTCGGCAACACCGAACTCGTGGCGAAACTCGAAGCCGCGCTGGACTGA